Proteins found in one Sardina pilchardus chromosome 3, fSarPil1.1, whole genome shotgun sequence genomic segment:
- the LOC134075870 gene encoding protein phosphatase 1 regulatory subunit 29 gives MLSRWRAPSPSPSPSPSFPCRLPLLLLLLPAFFLLPASVRGDCWLIEGEKGYVWLAICSQNQPPYETIPQHINNTVHDLRLNENKLKAVFFISLSRFANLTDLNLTKNEISYVEDGAFAAQANLQVLQLGYNKLTNVTEGMMRGLGRMQCLFLQHNLIEVVATNAFWECPSLSSIDLSSNKLARLDPSSFTVLNRLMVCELAGNPFHCGCELYGFLTWLEAFNNVTHTYDRLQCESPRELYNYPLLSPVPGHGRNARNILSSICRDGVFIPGMTSLPPDPDSSGMGPDFMDRVGLYPQPTTSSSSTDALSPSLKLRHVSFSTASLLVQIPKPYSKMYILVQYNHTYVSDVMNLNKKKEIITLNKLKSHTNYTFCVASIRNSQRYNHTCLNFGTPVPEEIHPTPSTTTHYIVTIVGCLFGMVIILGVVYYCLRKRRMEEEKEKSVCVKKTILEMRYGPEAAATLGNEPSAVQKLHEQAHHQHHHGKMPMSSSSSSGMLHGGSANTSSSRLSTIPQVEKMATAFSEAMGGKGNYMDVRDDRGRDGGKGQGGMMREQDLRRGEPDDGSDLGDDSDDDGRGSTSEISTIAMEVDKVNQIINNCIDALKLDSAAVAAASCANTMAPVNPTSPPPTCTSALTKGLIPLSPGMSDNCQMMPSPKIPPPPPLPYPGSMAAERPGITGGGFMSPPYRPPPPASAVRPIQRQMSADAAMIVGPGKKYAGSSCGLPGKGGRVYSLDVPEPRSPDPCQYVDKGSPLGCGEPMERLPLVSPGGGGGGGGGYSLDGGGGYNMDGGAMDGMGMQQHLEVHPDYHCAEHRHSVPALYYEGSHHGSPAQRASFLKPLTRAKRDAASYSQLSPRHQNYSGYSSSPEYNTENTLRIWERFRPYRKGPRDESCYVTAGNALRKKVQFAKGEDLHDILDYWKGVSAQQKL, from the exons ATGCTTAGCAGGTGGCGtgccccatccccatccccgtccccgtccccttCCTTCCCCTGccgcctccccctcctcctcctcctcctcccggcgTTCTTCCTCCTCCCGGCGTCGGTGCGCGGCGACTGCTGGCTCATCGAGGGCGAGAAGGGCTACGTGTGGCTGGCCATCTGCAGCCAGAACCAGCCTCCGTACGAGACCATCCCGCAGCACATCAACAACACGGTGCACGACCTGCGCCTCAACGAGAACAAGCTCAAGGCCGTCTTCTTCATCTCGCTCAGCCGCTTCGCCAACCTCACCGACCTCAACCTCACCAAGAACGAGATCTCGTACGTGGAGGACGGCGCCTTCGCCGCCCAGGCCAACCTGCAG GTGCTCCAGCTGGGCTACAACAAGCTGACCAACGTGACGGAGGGGATGATGCGCGGGCTCGGCCGCATGCAGTGCCTCTTCCTGCAGCACAACCTCATCGAGGTGGTGGCCACCAACGCCTTCTGGGAGTGCCCGAGCCTCAGCAGCATCGACCTGTCGTCCAACAAGCTGGCGCGCCTGGACCCGTCCTCCTTCACCGTGCTCAACCGGCTGATGGTGTGCGAGCTGGCGGGCAACCCCTTCCACTGCGGCTGCGAGCTCTACGGCTTCCTCACCTGGCTGGAGGCCTTCAACAACGTCACGCACACCTACGACCGGCTGCAGTGCGAGTCGCCGCGCGAGCTCTACAACTACCCGCTGCTCAGCCCGGTCCCGGGCCACGGGCGCAACGCCCGCAACATCCTGTCGTCCATCTGCCGCGACGGCGTCTTCATCCCCGGCATGACGTCGCTGCCGCCCGACCCGGACTCGTCCGGCATGGGGCCGGACTTCATGGACCGCGTGGGCCTCTACCCGCAGCCCACCACGTCGTCCTCGTCCACCGACGCGCTCAGCCCGAGCCTGAAGCTCCGCCACGTGTCCTTCTCGACCGCCTCGCTCCTCGTCCAGATCCCCAAGCCGTACAGCAAGATGTACATCCTGGTCCAGTACAACCACACGTACGTGTCCGACGTCATGAACCTCAACAAGAAGAAGGAGATCATCACGCTCAACAAGCTCAAGTCGCACACCAACTACACCTTCTGCGTGGCCTCCATCCGCAACTCGCAGCGCTACAACCACACCTGCCTGAACTTCGGCACGCCCGTGCCCGAGGAGATCCACCCGACGCcgtccaccaccacccactACATCGTCACCATCGTGGGCTGCCTCTTCGGCATGGTCATCATCCTCGGCGTGGTCTACTACTGCCTGCGCAAGCGCcgcatggaggaggagaaggagaagtccGTCTGCGTCAAGAAGACCATCCTGGAGATGCGCTACGGGCCCGAGGCGGCGGCGACCCTCGGCAACGAGCCGTCGGCCGTCCAGAAGCTCCACGAGCAggcccaccaccagcaccaccacggCAAGATGCCCATGTCGTCGTCGTCCAGCTCGGGCATGCTGCACGGCGGCTCGGCCAACACCAGCTCCTCGCGGCTCTCCACCATCCCGCAGGTGGAGAAGATGGCCACGGCCTTCTCGGAGGCCATGGGCGGCAAGGGCAACTACATGGACGTGAGGGACGACCGGGGCCGGGACGGCGGGAAGGGCCAGGGCGGGATGATGAGGGAGCAGGACCTGCGGCGGGGCGAGCCGGACGACGGGAGCGACCTGGGCGACGACTCGGACGACGACGGCCGGGGCTCCACCTCGGAGATCTCCACCATCGCCATGGAGGTGGACAAGGTCAACCAGATCATCAACAACTGCATCGACGCGCTCAAGCTGGActcggcggcggtggcggccgcCTCGTGCGCCAACACCATGGCTCCGGTcaaccccacctcccctccGCCCACCTGCACCTCCGCCCTGACCAAAGGGCTCATCCCGCTCTCCCCGGGCATGAGCGACAACTGCCAGATGATGCCCTCGCCCAAGATCCCGCCGCCTCCGCCGCTGCCCTACCCGGGCTCCATGGCGGCCGAGCGGCCCGGCATCACCGGCGGAGGCTTCATGTCGCCCCCGTATCGCCCGCCCCCCCCGGCCAGCGCCGTGCGGCCCATCCAGAGGCAGATGAGCGCCGACGCCGCCATGATCGTGGGCCCCGGCAAGAAGTACGCCGGCTCGTCCTGCGGCCTCCCCGGCAAGGGCGGCCGCGTCTACAGCCTGGACGTCCCCGAGCCCCGCAGCCCCGACCCCTGCCAGTACGTCGACAAGGGCAGCCCCCTCGGCTGCGGGGAGCCCATGGAGAGGCTGCCCCTGGTCAGCCCCgggggtggcggtggcggcggcggcgggtaCAGCCTGGACGGAGGCGGCGGGTACAACATGGACGGCGGCGCCATGGACGGGATGGGCATGCAGCAGCACCTGGAGGTGCACCCGGACTACCACTGCGCGGAGCACCGCCACTCGGTGCCGGCGCTCTACTACGAGGGCTCGCACCACGGCTCGCCCGCCCAGCGCGCCTCCTTCCTCAAGCCGCTGACGCGCGCCAAGCGCGACGCCGCCTCCTACTCGCAGCTGTCGCCGCGCCACCAGAACTACTCGGGCTACTCGTCCAGCCCCGAGTACAACACGGAGAACACGCTGCGGATATGGGAGCGCTTCCGCCCCTACCGCAAGGGCCCGCGCGACGAGTCCTGCTACGTCACCGCCGGCAACGCCCTCCGCAAGAAGGTCCAGTTCGCCAAGGGCGAAGACCTCCACGACATCCTCGACTACTGGAAGGGCGTCTCGGCGCAGCAGAAGCTGTGA